In Candidatus Dormiibacterota bacterium, the genomic stretch TGGCAACGATCACACCTCCCTGCCCACGCCCTGGCCCGGGGCCGCCGGCCGGGCTGATCGGGCGGGTCAGCCGGTGAGCTCGGCGACGATCTCCGCCGCGGGCGCCACCGCCTGGACGCCGCCGACGCCCTGCCCCGCGTAGAGCGCCATCGCCCGGATGTGCCCGGAGGTGGCACGCCTCGGGGGTGCGGTGGCCCAGCGCGGCACCGGCATGTGGACGCCGCCGTGGACCGCCTCCCCGGCCACCTCGGCCTCGAGCGCAGCCGCCGCGTCCAGGCACGAGCGCAGCACCCGGTGGGGCGCATCCGGCCAGCCGGCGGAGAACGCCTCGGTGAGCACGGTGTCGTCGCCGCCCGCGGCGAGCAGCGCCTCGACGTAGCGGGGGTGCGCATCCGCCTCCCGGGAGGCGATGAAGCGGGTCCCCACCCGCACCCCGGCGGCGCCGGCGGCCAGGACGGCGGCGACACCCCGAGCGGTGGCGATGCCGCCCGACGCCACCACCGGGAGGTCGACCGCGGCGAGCACCTCGGCGAGCAGCGGCAGCAGGCCGAGACCGCCGCGGACGTGGCCGCCCGCCTCGACGCCCTGGGCGACGACCAGGTCGCAACCCGCGCCGGCGGCGGCCCGTGCCTCCCGTGCCGACCCCACCTGCCAGCCGGCCAGGGCGCCGCCGGCGTGCACCAGCCCGACCAGGGTGGGGTCGGGGACGCCGTAGAAGAAGTCGACGACGCCCACCCGCGAGGCGGCGAGCGCGACGCACTCGCGGTCGACGAAGGGGACGAGGAAGTTCACCCCGCAGGACCCGCGGAGGTCCGCCGGGATGGCGTCGAG encodes the following:
- a CDS encoding nitronate monooxygenase, which translates into the protein MRSTRFTELVGCRLPLQQAPMGGIAGGPELATAVAGAGAHGMVAAATLSSVTLPAVLDAIPADLRGSCGVNFLVPFVDRECVALAASRVGVVDFFYGVPDPTLVGLVHAGGALAGWQVGSAREARAAAGAGCDLVVAQGVEAGGHVRGGLGLLPLLAEVLAAVDLPVVASGGIATARGVAAVLAAGAAGVRVGTRFIASREADAHPRYVEALLAAGGDDTVLTEAFSAGWPDAPHRVLRSCLDAAAALEAEVAGEAVHGGVHMPVPRWATAPPRRATSGHIRAMALYAGQGVGGVQAVAPAAEIVAELTG